In Boudabousia tangfeifanii, the DNA window ACCACTGGGTTTTACCTCGGGCAGTCAGCCTGCCCCGCTCGGTAAGTATCCGGGCGATCTCACGTAGGGATTTTCCTTCCAGGAACAGTGAGTAGATTTCACGCACCGTTTTGGCTTGTTCCTCGTTGATAACCGGCTGACCATCCTCACCACGGTCATATCCCAAGAAGGACCCAAACGGCATCGTCACCTTCCCATCGGCAAAGCGTTTCCTATGCCCCCAAGTCACGTTCTCGCTAATGGAGCGGGCTTCTTCCTGAGCTAGGGAGGACATGATGGTGATGAGCAGTTCACCCTTGGAATCCAGAGTCCAAATATTCTCACGCTGAAAGTAGACCTCAACGCCTTTGTCTTTGAGCTTGCGCACGGTGGTCAGGGAGTCGACGGTGTTACGGGCGAAGCGTGAGACGCTCTTGGTGACAATCAGGTCAATCTTGCCCGCCAGGGCGTCAGCAACCATGGTTTGAAAGCCTGCACGTTTCGCTGTGGAGGTGCCGGTGATGCCTTCATCGGTGTAGACCTTGACCAGTTCCCAGCCCGGATGGTCGGTGATATAGGTGGTGTAGTAATCCACCTGCGCCTGATAACTCGAGACCTGGTCTTCATTATCGGTTGACACACGCGCATACCCCGCCACCCGCTTCAAAGCGGTAGCACTCAAGGGTTTGCCAGTGTGCAGGGCGCGCGTGGCAGGAATCTTGGTAACAGTCGGACTCACTTAAACACCCCTCCATCAGGTGTCGTGTTTTCTTCTTTGTGGTTTTCGGCTAGTTGTTTGGCTTGGGCGAGGCTCACCTGTACGGTCGTGCCGCTTTGTAGGTGGAAGTGCAGCGTTGCAGTCTGGGTATCAACCGTGATGTGTTGGATCTGTTCCCACACCACCCCCTCACTAAAGGTTTCAATCTGGAGGGCGTGAATGGTAGCGGCATGCAGGTGGGCCTCACGGATGGTGGGAGCCTTACAAGGGTTACCTTTCCCCAGGCAGGCGGACCAGCATTTCCACACTTTGTACGAGCCGCCCTGGGTGTACTTGGTTTTACGGTGAAACGCTTTGCCGCACTCGCCACAAATCACCCTCCCGGTAAAGCAACCGGTGTTGAGGGATGGGACTGCGCCTTTACCCAGGGTGCGCCGACGCTGAATCTCAGCCTGCACTGCCTTGAAAGTATCCCGGTCGATGATGGGCGGGTGCGTGTCTTTAGCGTAATACTTGGGGAGTTCGCCTTTGTTAGTGCGCTGGGGGCCACGGATGCCGTCGAGGTAGTGTTTTTGCATGAGCGTATCGCCCATGTAGCGTTCGTTTTCGAGCATCCGGCGGATGACCATCGCATCAATCTTTTTCCCTCGTTTGCCCCGTATGCCCTCACGGTAGAGCTGGTCGGCTAGTTTGTCTGGGGAGATACCTTCAAGGTAGGAGGTAAAGACCCGCCGCACGATGGGTGCCTCGCGCGGATTGATATGGAACTGGGTGCCATCCCAGTCATACCCGTACAAGTAGTGGCTATTAGGCTTACCCTGCTCATAGTTACGACGGATCGACCACTTGACCGCCTCACTATTAGCCTCAGACTCACCCTGGGCGAAAGACGCCAGGAGGGTTAGGAGTAGTTCCCCGTCGGTAGTGGCCGTGGAAATGTTTTCGCGTTCGAACCGAACTTCCACCCCCAAAGCGCTCAGTTCACGGCAGGTCGCCAGCACGTCCACCGTATTACGCCCCAGACGCGAGATCGACTTGGTCAAAACCAGATCAACCTCACCAGCTCTACAAGCGGCCATCAGGTCCTGGAAGCCGTCACGGTTTTGGTTAGTACCACTTTTACCGTTATCGACAAAGACCCCAACGTAGTGCCAGGTCGGGGTGGATTCAATCAGGTGCATGTAATACGAGACCTGGGCGGCCAGCGAATGCGGGGAACGCTCGTTCAGTGCGCTGATACGCGCATAAGCCGCCACCCGCACCCGGCGCGGAGTTTGAAGGGGTGGGCGGATGCGTTCAATACGGGCCATCATTACGCTCCTTTCACGTGTTGTTCTGGTGTATCCATGTGGCTTAATAACTCACTTGAAACCCCAAATAAGTCCAGTGCAGTGCCGGCATGAAAAGAGGCAATAAAAGCCCCCGGGATCGCCTCGTCTACACGCTCCTTCACGGCCAGCAGATCCGCAGGCGTCAGTGCCCCCAGGGCGTGAAGCGCAACGAGGTGATGCCACACTGTTTGGTAGTGCGCCTCTGCCAAAGCCTCTGGCATGGCGGCGCTCATGAGGCCACCTCAACGAAACGGTGACGGATATAGCAGGCGTGCGAACAGTACTTACGCGCCCTCCTGCCATAAACCCGGCAGCGACTGCCGCACCCCAGGCAGGTGAACTTACGCCACGCACCGCCACGAGTCTGTGCTTGGTGGGTGCGCCACCACGCCTGGCGGTGAGATGGGCAGCAAAACAACGCCCCCGCACGCATCCCTTCAAGAGGAGCCGCGCAATAACGGCAATAGGCCCCTAACAACACCAGGTTCTTATCCACCTCAAGGTCGGGATAAGCCCGCCGGCAATAGCCACGTACCAGCTCCGCGTCCAAGCCCAGGCATTGTGCAACGCGCACATACGAACCACCCGCACCAGCCAAAACGTCGATATGAGCCTTATCAGCCGACGTGAGTTTGCGTTTCACACCTTCCCTCATCAGTGCTGCCCTCCAGTGCCAAAATTCAATGAATGTTCACCACTTGGCGACGGCACACAGCAGGTGTTAACCACCCACCCACAAGGCACACAAAAAGCGCCCCCACCCAGCCACATAAAAGTGACGAGATGGGGGACTAAAAGATAGTATGAGGGCCGATTTTAGAAAGCAAAGTGAATCTCAAATAAACTTAGCGAAGATACATACGTCTATGCTTGATACCCTCTAGTTTTGCTCTCAGGGGCAATTGACCTCTACGTTTTCTTGAAATCCAGAGGGGTCACCCATTTTTGCTCTATTGAGATAATCTGCGAAAACTCTACGAGTCGCATCATCTGCACGCTGTGGACTCATGTATCCCATCTGGGGAACTTTTTCAAGCTGTTTTAATGCGTTGTTGGCTCTCCCCTTATCTGTTGTATAGGTTTTCAACCATTCTTTTTCCCACGCGCATTCAAAGTACAAAGATGCACGACTGTCGCCGTATCCACTTTGATAAGCTCCTCCCTTTTCTTCACCTTCCATTTTATTGGGCGCGATATAACCTTGAGGCCATTCGAGATTTTTAACCGAGTCTTGATACTCTTTTTGGATCTGATCATAACTAAGAATCTTACGTTCTGATGAAGTCGACTGATCGGATAATTCAGAACTGCATCCACTCGTTCCCAGAATGACGGCAGTGGAAGTAGCTAGGGCAAGAAATATCTTTATGTATTTCATTTTGCAACCTTTCGAAGTGATTAGATAGTTTTATCTTAATGCCAATGCTGGTTCTAGTCGCGCCGCCTTTATCGCAGGAAGTATGCTTCCGAGAATTGCCGTTATTGTCGCTGCCAAAACCGCATAGACCGCTGCCGCATAGGGATACAAGGGAGGGTCGATAGGTGAGCCAACTGGCAGCACAAAAGGGATCAATTGGATGAGTAATATTGAGAATATCACTGCAATTAGCGACACGACCACGGCAAGCAAAATCGATGATCCTAATACCAGCCACGCGACTGAACTTCGACTTGCCCCTAATGCACGTCGAATTAGCAATTCATGTGATCGCTGTTCTAAAGTTGATAAGCCAATATTAATAAGACCAATCATTGAGACTATTAGCAAAAGCAATGCTGTGCTGAAAAATGACATCTGAATAACATACAAAACACTGGCATATGATTGCCCCGAATCCACCCTAGAAATCTCATCTGCCTTGCCACCTATAGAGTCCGATAGTTTGTCATTCAAGAATGAGACTTTTTCTTCTTTAGAAGTGCT includes these proteins:
- a CDS encoding recombinase family protein, whose amino-acid sequence is MMARIERIRPPLQTPRRVRVAAYARISALNERSPHSLAAQVSYYMHLIESTPTWHYVGVFVDNGKSGTNQNRDGFQDLMAACRAGEVDLVLTKSISRLGRNTVDVLATCRELSALGVEVRFERENISTATTDGELLLTLLASFAQGESEANSEAVKWSIRRNYEQGKPNSHYLYGYDWDGTQFHINPREAPIVRRVFTSYLEGISPDKLADQLYREGIRGKRGKKIDAMVIRRMLENERYMGDTLMQKHYLDGIRGPQRTNKGELPKYYAKDTHPPIIDRDTFKAVQAEIQRRRTLGKGAVPSLNTGCFTGRVICGECGKAFHRKTKYTQGGSYKVWKCWSACLGKGNPCKAPTIREAHLHAATIHALQIETFSEGVVWEQIQHITVDTQTATLHFHLQSGTTVQVSLAQAKQLAENHKEENTTPDGGVFK